One Succinispira mobilis DSM 6222 genomic window carries:
- a CDS encoding metallophosphoesterase, which yields MVLICCLLAINIYGIYNAQRQVVTEYVLFSDKLGQLKEIKIVMVSDIHLGKVTEQEFSRQLVAKINSLQPDLVLLVGDIIDSDLESVQRKEQLLPFKNIKAQLGIYGVMGNHEYISGNSKAVLQLLQANNIQILIDEKIRLNETGIVLFGLDDESREKFKNKNSIIVLDKLNVSDYNIVMDHQPKRIKRISEIVGVDLLLSGHTHRGQYFPNNYITQSIYLNDWGLKEINKLTSIVSCGYGNWSAPLRLGSKPEIVVMKIINSTK from the coding sequence ATGGTACTTATTTGTTGTTTGCTGGCAATTAATATTTACGGAATATATAATGCTCAGCGGCAAGTTGTTACGGAATATGTATTGTTTAGTGATAAACTTGGGCAATTAAAAGAAATAAAAATTGTAATGGTAAGTGATATTCATTTGGGCAAGGTTACAGAGCAAGAATTCAGTAGGCAATTAGTGGCGAAGATAAATTCGCTCCAGCCAGATTTAGTTCTTTTAGTCGGTGATATTATTGATTCAGATTTAGAGAGTGTGCAAAGAAAAGAACAACTATTACCGTTTAAAAATATTAAAGCACAGCTAGGTATTTATGGGGTAATGGGAAATCACGAATATATAAGTGGTAATTCGAAAGCTGTTTTACAGCTTTTACAAGCAAATAATATTCAAATTTTGATTGATGAAAAAATTCGATTGAATGAAACTGGGATAGTGTTATTTGGTTTGGATGATGAAAGTCGAGAAAAATTTAAAAATAAAAATTCTATAATTGTCTTAGATAAATTAAATGTTTCAGATTACAATATTGTAATGGATCATCAGCCGAAAAGAATTAAACGCATTAGCGAAATAGTAGGTGTTGATTTATTGCTTAGCGGCCATACACACCGCGGTCAATATTTTCCTAATAATTATATAACACAAAGTATTTATTTAAATGATTGGGGACTAAAAGAAATAAATAAACTTACGAGCATTGTTTCTTGTGGTTATGGAAATTGGTCAGCGCCGTTAAGATTAGGTAGTAAGCCAGAAATAGTAGTAATGAAAATAATAAATAGCACTAAATAA
- a CDS encoding chemotaxis protein, with amino-acid sequence MSNYDNQSKSQILLETGTNEFEIVEFSIGNTTYGINVAKVREVINLVDITQIPSAHPFVDGVFTLRGKVIPLINLATCLGMTNTDPKRIIISELNNYRAGFLVDDVFRIHRISWTKMEPAPEIANSHLVVGIIKLDDKMVILLDFERIIAETNPEINRNFHEVKTPTVSEESHRANKTILLAEDSPLLKELIIETLHSAGYKNIIYENNGLAAWNKLLELKAESEDIATQIQLIITDIEMPQMDGHHLIKRIREHAGLKKLPIIIFSSLINEENRRKGEGIGATDQVSKPEIDRLIATIDKNIL; translated from the coding sequence ATGAGTAATTACGACAACCAATCAAAAAGCCAAATTTTACTGGAAACCGGCACCAATGAATTTGAAATAGTTGAATTTTCCATTGGCAACACTACATATGGCATTAATGTCGCTAAAGTACGCGAAGTAATTAATTTAGTAGATATAACTCAAATTCCTAGCGCGCATCCTTTTGTAGACGGAGTATTCACTTTACGTGGTAAAGTTATTCCTCTAATTAATCTCGCAACTTGTTTAGGAATGACCAATACTGATCCAAAACGAATAATTATTAGTGAACTAAACAATTACCGTGCAGGGTTTCTAGTCGATGATGTATTTAGAATTCATAGAATTTCTTGGACTAAAATGGAGCCAGCTCCTGAAATAGCAAATTCCCACTTAGTTGTTGGGATAATTAAATTAGATGATAAAATGGTTATTCTACTTGATTTTGAAAGAATCATTGCTGAAACAAATCCTGAAATTAATAGAAATTTCCATGAAGTTAAAACTCCAACGGTAAGCGAAGAATCACATCGTGCTAATAAAACGATTCTCTTGGCTGAGGATTCACCGCTTTTAAAAGAACTTATTATTGAAACTTTGCATTCAGCCGGCTATAAAAATATAATTTATGAAAATAACGGTTTGGCAGCTTGGAACAAGCTATTAGAATTAAAAGCCGAGAGTGAAGATATCGCCACTCAAATTCAGTTGATTATAACTGATATCGAAATGCCACAAATGGATGGTCATCATCTCATAAAACGAATTAGAGAACACGCGGGCTTAAAAAAATTGCCAATCATTATTTTCTCATCTTTAATAAATGAGGAAAATCGTCGCAAAGGTGAAGGAATTGGTGCTACTGACCAAGTATCCAAACCTGAAATTGATCGTCTTATTGCTACAATTGATAAAAACATCCTTTAA
- the guaB gene encoding IMP dehydrogenase: MRDDKFLKEGLTFDDVLLIPAESNVLPRDVSVKTRLTNKINLNIPIISSGMDTVTEAKMAIAIAREGGLGVIHKNMSIAEQAHEIDKVKRSEHGIIVDPIFLSPSNILQDAVTLMERYHISGVPVTEDGVLVGILTNRDLRFETDLSRTIGQCMTKEELITAPIGTSLEEAKELLRKHRIEKLPLVDENGLLKGLITIKDIEKNKKYPNAAKDVKGRLLVAAAVGVGADMMERVSALVAAHVDAIVVDTAHGHSQGVLDSVKRIKGAYPELDVIAGNVATGEATEALIKSGADAIKVGIGPGSICTTRVIAGIGVPQITAIYDCAKVAREYNVPIIADGGIKYSGDIAKAIAAGAQVVMVGGLLAGTEESPGETIIYQGRSYKVYRGMGSLGAMEKGSKDRYFQDTTSNVDKLVPEGIEGRVPYKGYVSETLYQLVGGLRAGMGYCGVGSIEDMIVKTKFIKMTGAGLKESHPHDVIITKESPNYSL; this comes from the coding sequence GTGCGAGATGACAAGTTTTTAAAAGAAGGATTAACATTTGATGATGTATTATTAATTCCAGCAGAGTCAAATGTATTGCCTAGAGATGTAAGTGTTAAAACCAGATTAACCAATAAAATCAATTTAAACATTCCGATTATTAGTTCTGGCATGGACACGGTTACTGAAGCTAAGATGGCAATAGCTATAGCTAGAGAAGGTGGCTTGGGCGTAATCCATAAAAATATGAGTATTGCGGAACAAGCTCACGAGATAGACAAAGTTAAACGCTCTGAACATGGAATAATTGTAGATCCGATTTTTTTATCGCCTAGTAATATTTTGCAAGATGCTGTTACATTGATGGAAAGATATCATATTTCAGGAGTTCCAGTTACCGAAGATGGTGTTCTTGTAGGGATATTGACTAATCGCGACTTGCGTTTTGAAACTGATTTATCGAGAACAATTGGTCAATGTATGACTAAAGAGGAATTAATAACTGCTCCAATAGGTACATCGTTGGAAGAAGCTAAAGAATTATTGAGAAAACATCGTATTGAAAAACTACCATTGGTTGATGAAAATGGATTACTTAAAGGTTTGATAACCATAAAAGATATTGAAAAAAATAAAAAATACCCTAATGCTGCAAAAGATGTAAAAGGTAGATTATTGGTAGCGGCAGCTGTGGGTGTAGGCGCAGATATGATGGAGCGAGTTTCTGCATTGGTGGCCGCTCATGTTGACGCAATTGTTGTAGATACAGCACATGGACATTCTCAAGGCGTTTTAGATTCTGTAAAAAGAATAAAAGGGGCTTATCCAGAATTAGATGTTATTGCGGGCAATGTTGCCACTGGAGAGGCTACTGAGGCTTTAATTAAAAGTGGAGCAGATGCTATAAAAGTAGGCATTGGACCAGGATCTATCTGTACAACTAGAGTAATAGCAGGAATTGGGGTACCGCAAATCACGGCTATATATGATTGTGCTAAAGTAGCACGAGAGTATAATGTACCTATAATAGCGGATGGTGGTATAAAATATTCCGGAGATATTGCTAAGGCAATAGCTGCTGGAGCTCAAGTTGTTATGGTGGGCGGCTTGTTAGCTGGAACAGAAGAAAGCCCAGGAGAAACTATAATATACCAAGGTCGTTCTTATAAAGTTTATCGTGGTATGGGTTCTTTGGGTGCGATGGAAAAAGGTAGTAAGGATCGTTACTTCCAAGATACAACTAGCAACGTTGATAAATTAGTACCAGAGGGAATTGAAGGTCGTGTGCCTTATAAAGGGTATGTTTCAGAAACATTGTATCAGTTAGTTGGTGGCTTAAGGGCTGGCATGGGCTACTGCGGTGTAGGTAGCATAGAAGATATGATTGTAAAAACTAAATTTATAAAAATGACTGGTGCGGGATTAAAAGAAAGTCATCCTCATGATGTAATTATTACAAAAGAATCACCTAACTATAGTTTATAA
- a CDS encoding enoyl-CoA hydratase/isomerase family protein, whose amino-acid sequence MAGEILFEIIDEKIALITLNRMASLNSLNGSLVQEFNKVLDECANNKKIRSVILTGAGKGFCAGGDLSYLESLQEEKQISSFIADVGLLAEKIYRLSKPVVAMVNGVAAGAGFNLALACDLIYAADTARFSQSFAKVGLIPDCGGLYFLQKQIGPYKAKQLMFTAELIDCEQGYKLGFINKVCKAEFLYRETLELAKKLSNGAPLAIGLIKQYLNEDGKTLEEILEIEKEQQTICLKTADFGEGVSAFKEKREPVFIGK is encoded by the coding sequence ATGGCTGGAGAGATCTTATTTGAAATAATAGATGAAAAAATAGCCTTAATTACCTTAAATAGAATGGCAAGCCTAAACTCATTGAATGGTAGTTTAGTTCAAGAGTTTAACAAGGTATTAGATGAATGTGCGAACAACAAAAAAATACGTAGTGTTATTTTAACTGGTGCGGGAAAGGGTTTCTGTGCTGGAGGCGATTTAAGTTATTTAGAAAGTTTGCAAGAAGAAAAACAAATAAGTTCATTTATTGCTGATGTGGGCTTATTAGCTGAAAAAATTTATCGTTTGTCTAAGCCAGTTGTTGCCATGGTTAATGGTGTAGCTGCTGGAGCTGGTTTTAATTTGGCGTTAGCGTGTGACTTGATTTATGCTGCTGATACGGCGCGTTTTTCCCAAAGTTTTGCAAAAGTAGGACTAATTCCAGATTGTGGGGGGTTATATTTCTTGCAAAAGCAAATCGGACCTTATAAAGCTAAACAATTGATGTTTACTGCGGAGCTTATAGATTGTGAGCAGGGATACAAACTGGGATTTATTAATAAAGTCTGTAAAGCAGAGTTTTTGTATCGAGAGACGCTAGAATTAGCTAAGAAATTGTCTAACGGAGCTCCTTTAGCTATAGGTTTGATAAAACAGTATCTTAATGAAGATGGTAAAACTTTAGAAGAAATTCTTGAAATAGAAAAAGAGCAACAGACTATTTGTTTAAAAACAGCCGATTTTGGAGAGGGTGTAAGTGCTTTCAAAGAAAAAAGAGAACCTGTTTTTATAGGAAAATAA
- the nifJ gene encoding pyruvate:ferredoxin (flavodoxin) oxidoreductase: protein MAKKWKTMDGNTAAAHISYAFTDVAAIYPITPSSPMAESVDEWVAEGRKNIFGQTVKVMEMQSEAGAAGAVHGSLQAGALTTTYTASQGLLLMIPNMYKIAGELLPGVFHVSARALAASSLSIFGDHQDVMAARQTGFAILSESSVQEVMDLSAVAHLAAIRGRVPFLNFFDGFRTSHEVQKIEVLDYEDLGKLLDCEKVSEFRRRALNPDHPVTRGTAQNPDIYFQSRESVNKFYLQLPEIVEGYMQEINKLTGRDYRLFNYYGAADAERVIIAMGSVCETIQSTVDYLNAQGQKVGLLNVRLYRPFSIEHFLKEMPKTVRKIAVLDRTKEPGSFGEPLYLDVRAAYYASTNQPIIVGGRYGLGSKEVRPSEILAVFENLNAKEIKNNFTVGIVDDVTLTSLEVKEDIDTTPAGTTACKFWGLGSDGTVGANKSAIKIIGDHTDMYAQGYFSYDSKKSGGITVSHLRFGKTPIKAPYLVDKADFVACHNQAYVYKYNVLSGLKKQGTFLLNCIWNAEELEENLPAKMKRYIYEKKIKFYTLDAVKIAQEIGLGGRINMIMQAAFFKLANIIPVEDAVKYLKDAVIDSYGLKGQNVLDMNFAAIDKGVQAIVAVDVPENWKDAVDPAHEFAARPEFIEKVVEPINKQEGDSLPVSTFVGREDGTFPCGTAAYEKRGIAINIPEWQIDKCIQCNQCAYVCPHAVIRPVLLSEEEVTAAPEGFVSKPAVGAKGLNFRLAISPLDCTGCGNCAQVCPAKEKALIMKPLSTQGAQEALWYHAMSIPVKANPMNKNTVKGSQFEQPLLEFSGACAGCGETPYARLITQLFGDRMMIANATGCSSIWGASAPATPYTTNALGQGPSWANSLFEDNAEYGLGMYLGVKQVREALLAKMQKALTMNISSELKASLQDNVDNIDNGEGTRARVAKLIAALEAEKAGNALLEEIYHDRDYLVKRSHWIFGGDGWAYDIGFGGLDHVLASGEDVNVLVFDTEVYSNTGGQSSKSTPTAAIAKFAASGKKTKKKDLGMMAMTYGYVYVAQIAMGADKNQTLKAIAEAEAYPGPSLIIAYSPCINHGLKNGMGASQEQTRLAVESGYWDMYRYNPMLKQEGKNPFTLDSKEPTGDFRKYLMSEVRYSSLTKQFPEIADKLFEKTEADAKERRNNYKKLAEQQ from the coding sequence ATGGCAAAAAAATGGAAAACTATGGATGGTAATACAGCTGCGGCGCATATATCTTATGCTTTTACAGATGTTGCGGCAATTTACCCGATAACACCATCTTCACCAATGGCGGAAAGTGTAGACGAGTGGGTTGCAGAAGGGCGAAAAAATATTTTCGGACAAACCGTGAAGGTAATGGAAATGCAGTCTGAAGCTGGTGCAGCTGGTGCAGTACATGGTTCTTTACAAGCTGGAGCTTTAACGACGACTTATACGGCTTCACAAGGTTTGTTATTAATGATTCCTAATATGTATAAAATTGCTGGAGAATTGCTTCCGGGAGTGTTTCACGTTTCGGCTAGAGCACTGGCAGCTAGTTCTTTAAGTATTTTTGGTGATCATCAAGATGTTATGGCGGCGCGTCAAACAGGGTTTGCCATTTTATCTGAAAGCAGTGTCCAAGAAGTTATGGATTTAAGTGCAGTAGCACATTTAGCGGCAATTCGTGGCCGTGTTCCATTTTTAAACTTTTTTGATGGGTTTAGAACGTCACATGAAGTACAAAAAATAGAAGTTTTAGATTATGAAGATTTGGGTAAATTACTGGATTGTGAGAAAGTATCTGAATTTAGAAGACGAGCTTTAAATCCAGATCATCCTGTAACTAGAGGAACTGCGCAAAATCCAGATATTTATTTCCAAAGTCGGGAATCGGTAAATAAATTTTACTTGCAATTACCAGAAATTGTTGAAGGCTATATGCAAGAGATTAATAAATTAACTGGACGTGATTATCGTTTATTCAATTATTATGGCGCGGCTGATGCTGAAAGAGTAATCATAGCTATGGGGTCTGTTTGTGAAACAATTCAATCAACAGTAGATTATTTAAATGCGCAAGGACAAAAAGTAGGACTGTTGAATGTGCGCTTGTATAGACCATTCTCTATCGAACATTTCTTGAAAGAAATGCCTAAAACTGTTAGAAAAATTGCAGTTTTAGATAGAACAAAAGAGCCAGGTAGCTTTGGAGAACCATTGTATCTTGATGTGCGTGCAGCATATTATGCAAGTACTAATCAACCAATAATTGTTGGTGGCAGATATGGTCTTGGTTCTAAAGAGGTCCGTCCTTCAGAGATTTTAGCAGTTTTTGAAAACTTGAATGCTAAAGAAATTAAAAACAATTTTACTGTAGGAATTGTAGATGATGTAACTTTAACTTCTTTAGAAGTAAAAGAAGATATTGATACTACTCCGGCAGGAACTACTGCTTGTAAGTTTTGGGGATTGGGTTCTGATGGTACTGTTGGTGCTAATAAAAGCGCAATTAAGATTATTGGTGACCATACAGATATGTATGCGCAAGGTTATTTCTCTTATGATTCTAAGAAGTCTGGCGGGATTACTGTATCGCATTTGCGCTTCGGGAAAACTCCAATTAAAGCACCGTATTTAGTTGATAAAGCTGATTTTGTAGCCTGTCATAATCAGGCTTATGTATACAAATACAATGTGTTATCGGGATTGAAAAAACAAGGTACTTTCCTATTAAATTGCATTTGGAATGCAGAAGAACTAGAAGAAAATTTACCAGCTAAAATGAAACGCTATATTTATGAAAAGAAAATAAAATTCTACACTTTAGACGCAGTTAAAATAGCTCAAGAAATAGGTCTTGGTGGCAGAATTAATATGATTATGCAAGCGGCATTCTTCAAATTAGCGAATATTATACCTGTAGAAGATGCGGTAAAATACTTAAAGGATGCAGTTATTGATTCTTATGGTCTAAAAGGACAAAATGTTTTAGATATGAACTTTGCTGCAATTGATAAGGGCGTACAAGCAATTGTAGCTGTAGATGTTCCTGAAAATTGGAAAGATGCTGTAGATCCAGCACATGAGTTTGCGGCACGCCCTGAATTTATCGAAAAAGTTGTAGAACCAATAAACAAACAAGAGGGAGACTCTTTGCCAGTTAGTACCTTTGTTGGTCGAGAAGATGGCACTTTCCCTTGTGGTACTGCAGCATATGAAAAACGTGGTATTGCTATCAATATTCCTGAATGGCAAATTGATAAATGTATTCAATGTAATCAATGTGCATATGTTTGTCCACATGCGGTAATTCGTCCAGTGTTGTTGTCTGAAGAAGAAGTTACAGCTGCACCAGAAGGATTTGTGAGCAAACCAGCAGTTGGTGCCAAAGGATTAAACTTTAGATTAGCGATCTCTCCACTTGATTGTACTGGTTGTGGAAATTGCGCTCAAGTTTGTCCAGCAAAAGAAAAAGCTTTAATTATGAAACCATTATCTACACAAGGTGCTCAAGAAGCTCTTTGGTATCATGCAATGAGCATTCCAGTAAAAGCAAACCCAATGAATAAAAATACTGTAAAAGGTTCGCAATTTGAACAACCTCTACTAGAATTCTCGGGTGCTTGTGCAGGATGTGGCGAGACTCCTTATGCTAGATTAATTACGCAACTTTTTGGCGACAGAATGATGATTGCTAATGCTACGGGGTGTTCTTCAATATGGGGAGCAAGTGCGCCGGCGACACCTTATACCACTAACGCATTAGGACAAGGTCCATCATGGGCAAATTCTTTATTTGAAGATAATGCAGAGTATGGTCTTGGAATGTATTTGGGTGTAAAACAAGTACGAGAAGCCCTATTAGCTAAGATGCAAAAAGCTTTGACGATGAATATTAGTTCAGAATTAAAAGCGTCTTTACAAGATAATGTTGATAATATTGATAATGGCGAAGGCACTCGTGCTAGAGTTGCTAAATTAATTGCCGCTTTAGAAGCGGAAAAAGCAGGTAATGCTTTATTAGAAGAAATTTATCATGACCGTGATTATTTAGTAAAACGCTCTCATTGGATATTTGGTGGTGATGGTTGGGCTTATGATATTGGATTTGGCGGTCTAGATCATGTTCTTGCTTCAGGAGAAGACGTAAATGTTTTAGTATTTGATACTGAAGTTTACTCTAATACCGGAGGACAGTCTTCTAAATCAACTCCTACTGCAGCTATTGCTAAATTTGCTGCAAGTGGAAAGAAAACTAAGAAGAAAGATTTAGGCATGATGGCCATGACTTATGGTTATGTTTATGTTGCACAAATAGCCATGGGCGCAGATAAAAATCAAACTTTAAAAGCTATAGCTGAAGCTGAAGCTTATCCAGGGCCTTCATTAATTATTGCGTATTCTCCATGTATTAACCATGGCTTGAAGAATGGTATGGGCGCAAGTCAAGAGCAAACAAGATTAGCTGTAGAGTCAGGTTATTGGGATATGTACAGATATAATCCAATGCTTAAACAAGAGGGTAAAAATCCGTTTACCCTAGATTCTAAAGAACCTACGGGAGATTTTAGAAAATATTTGATGAGCGAAGTGCGGTACTCTTCATTAACCAAACAATTCCCAGAAATTGCTGATAAATTGTTTGAAAAAACAGAAGCAGACGCTAAAGAAAGACGTAATAATTACAAAAAGTTGGCAGAACAACAATAA
- a CDS encoding Na/Pi cotransporter family protein has protein sequence MQTHIFAFLGGLALFIYGMKLMGEGLQKAAGDKMQRFLSVLTGVTVVGVLVGTIVTAVIQSSSATTVMTVGLVNAGLLTLKQAFSIIMGANIGTTMTAQLIAFKLTHYVKLILALGFALNFIAKNKKHKYIGQVILGFGILMLGMEMMGDAVLPLKDYPGFVEFIKNFNHQPLLGVLVGIVMTVVIQSSSATIGILMAMASQGLVPLEGAIPVLLGDNIGTCITAILAAIGTNITARRTALAHVMFNVVGAFVFILFMDYFIKFVLTVSPTGDYARQIANAHTAFNVLNALIFIPFSAKFVEGICHLLPGEEKIVSRKPLFLDENMLDTPPIAVSLASKEIVRMANLAKDNLSMAMQALFERDEKKAQYVYEHEPVIDSLEEEVTLYLTKMSEVVMSQELSGRHTAMLHACNDIERIGDHAESLAKQASLLIEENKSVFSEAALQEMRELTVLVEKCYDFAISAMELDDEEMARKSLEVSDEVRELHRKIRKNHIHRVNEKQCNPVAGFMLIEMLVNLKRISDHSRNLAQLVLGIF, from the coding sequence ATGCAAACTCATATTTTTGCTTTTTTAGGTGGCTTAGCATTATTTATTTACGGAATGAAGTTAATGGGGGAAGGATTACAAAAAGCTGCAGGCGATAAAATGCAGCGTTTTTTGAGTGTTTTAACCGGAGTGACAGTTGTTGGTGTGTTGGTAGGGACGATAGTTACAGCTGTTATCCAATCTAGTAGTGCAACTACCGTAATGACAGTTGGGCTTGTAAATGCTGGCTTGCTAACTTTAAAACAAGCTTTCAGTATTATTATGGGAGCCAATATTGGTACGACGATGACGGCTCAGTTAATCGCGTTTAAACTAACCCATTATGTGAAACTAATTTTAGCATTAGGCTTTGCCCTTAATTTTATAGCTAAAAACAAAAAGCATAAATATATTGGGCAGGTTATTCTTGGTTTTGGTATTTTGATGTTGGGGATGGAAATGATGGGAGATGCAGTTCTGCCATTGAAAGACTATCCTGGTTTTGTGGAGTTTATTAAAAACTTTAACCATCAACCTTTACTAGGGGTTTTAGTCGGAATTGTTATGACGGTGGTTATTCAATCTAGCAGTGCTACTATTGGGATCTTGATGGCTATGGCTTCCCAGGGATTGGTACCTTTAGAAGGCGCAATACCTGTTTTATTAGGAGATAATATTGGAACCTGTATTACGGCGATATTAGCAGCAATTGGTACAAATATTACAGCAAGACGTACAGCTTTGGCGCATGTAATGTTTAATGTAGTAGGTGCTTTTGTATTTATTTTATTTATGGACTACTTTATAAAATTTGTTTTGACAGTTTCACCAACAGGTGATTATGCTCGACAAATTGCTAATGCACACACGGCATTTAATGTACTTAATGCGTTAATTTTTATTCCTTTTTCAGCAAAGTTTGTTGAGGGAATTTGTCACTTATTACCGGGGGAGGAAAAAATTGTTTCGCGCAAACCTCTTTTTTTAGATGAAAATATGCTAGATACTCCACCAATAGCAGTATCATTAGCATCTAAAGAGATAGTGCGTATGGCTAATTTAGCTAAGGATAATTTGAGTATGGCAATGCAAGCTTTATTTGAACGTGATGAAAAAAAAGCACAGTATGTTTATGAACATGAACCAGTAATTGATTCTTTAGAAGAAGAAGTTACTTTATATTTAACCAAAATGTCCGAAGTAGTTATGAGCCAAGAACTTTCAGGTCGCCATACAGCGATGTTACATGCTTGTAATGATATTGAGAGAATTGGAGATCACGCAGAAAGTTTAGCAAAACAAGCAAGTTTATTGATTGAAGAAAATAAATCAGTGTTCTCAGAAGCAGCTTTACAAGAGATGCGGGAGTTAACTGTATTGGTAGAAAAGTGTTATGATTTTGCTATTTCAGCTATGGAATTAGATGATGAAGAAATGGCGAGAAAATCTTTGGAAGTATCAGATGAAGTGAGAGAGTTGCATCGTAAAATTCGCAAAAATCATATTCATCGTGTAAATGAAAAACAATGTAATCCAGTAGCAGGATTTATGTTGATAGAAATGTTGGTAAATTTAAAAAGAATAAGTGATCACTCCCGCAATTTGGCGCAACTTGTCTTGGGGATATTTTAG
- the tig gene encoding trigger factor, which produces MSSVMERIENNQVVITFTVEKEEVAVAFDKAFKTVANKINVPGFRKGKAPRSILEKKVGKGPIIEEAFDLVANKKYGEALKEHNLYPIDNPEVTEMNFEEGSEASFKIKVTVKPEAEMGDYKGLVVDKKVVEITDEEVSKALADLQNSHATMNIVTEGKTEKGDVVMIDFAGSIDGVPFNGGEGKSYPLELGSGSFIPGFEEQLIGFETGSETVVKVTFPADYGLPELADKAAEFKVTIHEIKRKQLPELNDDFAKEVSFDNLEALKADTLKKLQETAKQNAENEYKDTLVKTAVDNAKVEVPKVMIDAKVDNMLAEFAMSLEQRGWKLEQYLQYMGKSIEEFKEMRREAAAEQVKTEIVLDTIAKLEDIAVTAEEIEAEMQVLASIHNAKYEDVKKVIEGQGNIGMLITNIMRRKSAELIINAAKAE; this is translated from the coding sequence ATGAGTAGTGTGATGGAAAGAATAGAAAATAACCAAGTGGTTATTACTTTTACCGTGGAAAAAGAAGAAGTGGCAGTAGCTTTTGACAAAGCATTTAAAACTGTTGCTAATAAAATTAATGTGCCAGGTTTCCGTAAAGGTAAAGCACCTCGTAGTATTTTAGAAAAAAAAGTTGGAAAAGGGCCTATAATTGAAGAAGCGTTTGATTTAGTGGCAAACAAAAAATATGGTGAGGCACTAAAAGAACATAATTTATACCCAATTGATAACCCTGAAGTTACAGAAATGAATTTTGAAGAAGGTTCTGAAGCTTCTTTTAAAATTAAAGTTACAGTAAAACCAGAAGCAGAAATGGGTGATTATAAAGGTTTAGTGGTAGATAAAAAGGTAGTAGAAATTACTGATGAGGAAGTTTCTAAAGCTTTAGCAGATTTGCAAAATTCTCATGCAACAATGAACATTGTAACAGAAGGAAAAACTGAAAAAGGCGATGTTGTAATGATTGACTTTGCTGGTTCAATAGATGGAGTTCCTTTTAATGGTGGTGAGGGTAAAAGTTATCCACTAGAATTAGGATCAGGTAGTTTTATTCCTGGTTTTGAAGAGCAATTAATTGGTTTTGAAACAGGTAGCGAGACTGTTGTTAAAGTTACTTTCCCTGCTGATTATGGTTTGCCAGAACTAGCAGATAAGGCAGCGGAGTTTAAGGTTACTATTCATGAAATTAAACGTAAACAATTACCAGAACTAAATGATGACTTTGCTAAAGAAGTTTCTTTTGATAATTTAGAAGCTCTAAAAGCAGATACTTTGAAAAAATTACAAGAAACAGCAAAGCAAAATGCTGAAAATGAATATAAAGATACTTTAGTAAAAACTGCAGTAGATAATGCTAAAGTTGAAGTACCTAAAGTAATGATAGATGCTAAAGTTGATAATATGTTGGCAGAATTTGCAATGAGCTTGGAACAACGTGGCTGGAAACTTGAGCAATATCTACAGTACATGGGCAAATCTATAGAAGAATTCAAAGAAATGCGCAGAGAAGCAGCAGCAGAACAAGTTAAAACTGAAATAGTTTTGGATACGATTGCGAAATTGGAAGATATAGCGGTAACTGCAGAAGAAATCGAAGCGGAAATGCAAGTACTAGCAAGCATTCACAATGCTAAATACGAAGATGTTAAGAAAGTTATTGAAGGACAAGGTAATATTGGTATGTTAATTACTAATATTATGAGACGTAAATCAGCGGAATTAATAATTAATGCTGCAAAAGCTGAGTAA